Proteins encoded together in one Diabrotica undecimpunctata isolate CICGRU chromosome 3, icDiaUnde3, whole genome shotgun sequence window:
- the LOC140436097 gene encoding uncharacterized protein — protein MCVYAPQIGLGKNERKDFYDQLDDILSDIPSKEKVVIESDFNAHVGQSRTEYESIHGGLGFLTRNEAEATCYLQKMKQLVIYKSEQNQSQIDYFMTRKENIHECKDFTVIVSETVS, from the coding sequence ATGTGCGTGTATGCTCCTCAAATAGGACTGGGTAAGAATGAAAGAAAAGATTTCTATGATCAATTAGATGACATATTGAGTGATATTCCATCAAAGGAGAAAGTTGTAATAGAAagtgattttaatgcacatgtgGGCCAATCCAGGACAGAATATGAATCAATACATGGAGGACTAGGATTTTTAACTAGAAATGAAGCTGAAGCAACTTGTTATTTACAGAAAATGAAGCAACTTGTTATTTACAAAAGTGAACAAAATCAATcccaaatagattattttatgaCAAGGAAAGAAAATATACACGAATGTAAGGACTTCACGGTAATAGTTAGTGAGACAGTAAGTTAA